One window of Mixophyes fleayi isolate aMixFle1 chromosome 3, aMixFle1.hap1, whole genome shotgun sequence genomic DNA carries:
- the ZBTB38 gene encoding zinc finger and BTB domain-containing protein 38, whose protein sequence is MCTSEDVTDCLHGESLLCSLNEQRMQGFLCDVTIVVEDTKFKAHRNILAASSLYFRNQFRSQSILIQGHVLELTDFKADTFTEILNFIYSSKIAVKKKETLTDLADAGRKLGISFLENIKTSKKSSAVACSAENEEKLTASFYREQNGLKSETLDKKGDDPAVASGPRITNAFSILETEANGFSPLDLRANFKKSTGPTEEVHDGSNCENGVCSDGEPVNTLAEHSYAVSSGDAQYKRDSVFDHGSRLNHASEKESTMPCTVPTIQEATSASTMPVLETQCFIPQTIIQSCTSTDNVSCSAEQTANPSNFYSQREDENLLMQLPPSNPSVPQPFYDTGRYPLPKRLQETFNCKNCNKGFAHFKRLQRHEQICFKVVHTEKDVRLPNSLSQDTSADPGSDQSSHSHGTSPGTDHFVKIVDGKIFYVCIVCKRNYVTLSSLRRHSNVHSWRKSYPCHYCNKVFALAEYRTKHEIWHTGDRRYQCIFCLETFMTYYILKNHQKSSHGIDPRLGVGNKANNRGLKSSIYPYKLYRLLPMKCKRAPLKSARNDSTELPGIHFQGNSSFNAGTIVHNTLSSQPFALESQENFSCTLDPPSQSVASSTTNQDTWPFHILQSEKETSVLPAGKCNSPLQVLDSTSKDCDSAVSALCSENQNISSVINTTISPPSVIMHSSRVSSVIMHGNAVTGTTTTNGIGWNHSRPIVSPEREDVCQENNSEVAGARAARVEEKSEGSNVGESRQEVRDLFLPATSSKKNKSVIREGNKTETYIAKPALPGTLVNSGIAPFCQITVKIGSEALVKRQISGSSLFFRKSGRPKHSESRSERAWLDSDDKKERSSHRLRKSENVKMEEMFDDNSDQDVSDKPWRPYYNYKPKKKSKHFKKFRKLKKRKKHSRPRPTEESVSEVETKCTSLETVEENENGTEDILETADFECPENTAEEEMDNSEWHLDNGPCFCELCQKSFRNPSTLKVHMRCHTGEKPYACKTCGKCFSFPGNLNKHERIHLGVRNFMCQYCSKSFMLNETLKKHERIHTGEKTYDCQFCSQQFLYLCTKKNHEQKHLAERSVKGFVCVQCSKICKTAAAFGMHQKKHYLRGLKHKEHKDFPPSAVDVGGWGDVASTNCKESNIAGERSSMNVPESLPPAFDDCEAPLLSFNSSVTEVIPQNANAASLVENVNEIGETESRFMTPPPLPAGLHSSVLMEAPKGWKYWKTRQYNLEESLNSDHSSLKESTKTFTELKTMTNFETPFVP, encoded by the coding sequence ATGTGCACTTCAGAAGACGTAACAGACTGTCTTCATGGTGAGAGCCTTCTTTGCAGCCTAAATGAGCAGCGTATGCAAGGGTTCTTATGTGATGTCACCATCGTGGTTGAAGACACCAAATTCAAGGCCCACAGAAACATACTGGCAGCCTCCAGTCTGTATTTTAGGAACCAGTTCCGGAGCCAGAGTATCTTAATCCAAGGACATGTCTTGGAGCTCACAGATTTCAAAGCAGACACATTTACAGAGATACTAAATTTCATTTACAGCTCTAAGATTGCCGTGAAGAAAAAGGAGACACTTACTGATCTTGCAGATGCTGGTAGGAAACTAGGAATATCCTTTTTGGAAAACATCAAAACGTCGAAGAAATCTTCTGCTGTTGCATGTTCTGCAGAAAATGAGGAAAAGTTGACAGCTTCATTTTATCGAGAACAGAATGGTTTGAAATCAGAGACTCTAGACAAAAAGGGAGATGACCCCGCAGTTGCTAGTGGACCAAGAATAACCAATGCATTTTCTATTCTGGAAACTGAAGCCAATGGTTTTTCTCCTCTCGATTTGAGAGCAAATTTTAAGAAGAGCACAGGCCCGACTGAAGAGGTGCATGATGGGAGTAACTGTGAGAATGGTGTCTGTAGTGATGGAGAGCCAGTGAACACCCTGGCTGAGCACTCTTATGCAGTGTCTTCTGGGGATGCACAGTACAAAAGAGACTCTGTGTTTGACCATGGGAGTAGACTTAACCATGCAAGTGAAAAGGAAAGCACAATGCCTTGTACAGTTCCTACCATCCAAGAAGCAACATCAGCTAGCACCATGCCTGTACTTGAAACTCAGTGTTTTATCCCACAGACTATAATCCAAAGCTGTACTTCAACAGACAATGTCAGCTGCTCAGCCGAGCAAACTGCCAACCCTTCTAATTTCTACAGCCAAAGGGAAGATGAAAACCTCTTAATGCAACTTCCTCCAAGCAACCCGTCTGTCCCACAACCGTTCTATGATACTGGTCGGTATCCACTTCCTAAAAGGCTCCAAGAGACATTTAACTGCAAGAACTGCAATAAAGGATTTGCGCACTTTAAACGCCTACAGCGGCACGAACagatttgtttcaaagtggtgcaCACAGAAAAAGATGTGAGGTTGCCCAACAGCCTTTCACAAGATACCTCAGCAGATCCAGGGTCTGACCAGAGTTCTCATTCACATGGCACCTCGCCTGGAACGGACcattttgtgaagatagtggatGGTAAAATATTCTATGTCTGCATTGTGTGCAAGAGGAATTATGTAACTCTGTCAAGTCTTCGGCGTCATTCAAATGTTCATTCTTGGAGAAAATCATATCCTTGCCATTATTGTAACAAAGTTTTCGCTTTGGCAGAATATAGAACCAAACATGAAATTTGGCACACAGGAGACCGGCGATATCAGTGTATATTCTGTCTAGAAACATTCATGACTTATTACATCCTCAAAAATCATCAGAAATCTTCCCATGGAATTGACCCGAGACTGGGAGTGGGCAATAAAGCAAACAATAGAGGCCTCAAGTCTAGTATCTATCCCTACAAGCTCTATAGACTTCTGCCCATGAAATGTAAAAGAGCACCATTGAAGAGTGCTAGGAATGATTCCACAGAGCTCCCCGGAATACATTTCCAAGGTAACAGTTCTTTTAATGCAGGCACCATTGTTCACAATACACTCAGCTCCCAGCCTTTTGCCTTGGAAAGCCAGGAGAACTTTTCTTGTACGTTGGATCCACCATCACAAAGTGTGGCGAGCTCAACCACAAACCAGGACACTTGGCCGTTTCATATTTTACAGTCCGAGAAAGAAACAAGTGTTTTGCCTGCTGGGAAATGTAATTCTCCTTTGCAAGTTTTAGACTCCACATCAAAAGATTGTGATAGTGCAGTGAGTGCTTTATGTAGTGAAAACCAGAATATTTCTTCTGTTATCAACACTACCATTTCGCCACCCTCAGTAATTATGCACAGCAGCAGGGTATCTTCTGTGATAATGCATGGGAATGCTGTGACAGGAACTACAACAACAAATGGAATTGGGTGGAATCACAGTAGACCCATTGTATCACCAGAAAGAGAAGATGTTTGTCAGGAAAATAACTCTGAGGTAGCAGGGGCAAGAGCCGCTAGAGTGGAGGAAAAGTCTGAAGGGAGCAACGTTGGAGAATCCCGCCAGGAAGTGCGGGACCTCTTTCTTCCTGCCACCTCATCAAAAAAGAACAAAAGCGTTATCCGTGAAGGGAATAAAACAGAAACTTACATAGCCAAACCAGCCCTACCTGGAACTCTAGTAAACAGTGGAATTGCCCCTTTTTGCCAGATCACAGTAAAAATTGGAAGTGAGGCTTTGGTGAAAAGACAAATCTCTGGTTCATCCTTGTTTTTCAGGAAAAGTGGAAGACCAAAACACTCTGAGTCCAGATCAGAGAGAGCATGGCTAGATTCTGATGATAAGAAAGAGAGGAGCTCCCACCGACTTCGTAAATCAGAAAATGTCAAAATGGAAGAGATGTTTGACGATAACAGTGACCAGGATGTGTCTGACAAACCATGGCGACCTTATTATAACTACAAGCCCAAAAAGAAGTCCAAGCACTTTAAGAAATTCAGAAAACTgaagaaaaggaaaaagcacagtaGACCAAGACCTACTGAGGAGAGTGTCAGTGAAGTAGAGACAAAATGCACTTCTTTGGAGACAgtggaagaaaatgaaaatgGCACAGAGGACATCTTGGAGACGGCAGACTTTGAATGCCCTGAAAACACAGCTGAGGAGGAAATGGATAATTCAGAGTGGCACCTGGACAACGGGCCTTGTTTTTGTGAACTGTGTCAAAAATCTTTCCGGAATCCTTCAACATTGAAGGTCCACATGCGTTGTCACACCGGCGAAAAGCCCTACGCGTGCAAGACATGTGGAAAGTGCTTCTCTTTCCCTGGGAATTTAAACAAACATGAACGCATCCACCTGGGTGTAAGGAACTTCATGTGTCAGTACTGCAGCAAGTCGTTCATGCTAAATGAAACTCTGAAAAAGCACGAGAGGATTCACACTGGAGAAAAAACGTACGACTGCCAGTTTTGCTCCCAGCAATTCTTATACCTTTGTACAAAAAAGAACCACGAGCAAAAACATTTAGCGGAACGAAGTGTAAAAGGGTTCGTTTGTGTTCAGTGCTCAAAAATCTGCAAGACAGCTGCCGCCTTCGGGATGCACCAAAAAAAACACTATCTCAGGGGTCTAAAGCATAAGGAACATAAAGACTTCCCACCATCTGCAGTGGACGTAGGAGGCTGGGGTGATGTTGCTAGTACCAATTGCAAAGAGTCCAATATAGCTGGAGAAAGGAGTTCCATGAACGTGCCTGAAAGCCTTCCTCCTGCCTTTGATGACTGCGAGGCTCCATTGTTGTCTTTTAACAGCAGTGTTACAGAGGTAATCCCCCAGAATGCTAATGCTGCAAGTCTTGTAGAGAATGTAAATGAAATCGGCGAAACTGAAAGTCGTTTCATGACTCCACCGCCACTTCCAGCTGGGTTACACAGCAGTGTCCTTATGGAGGCTCCGAAAGGCTGGAAGTACTGGAAAACGAGGCAGTATAATTTGGAGGAAAGTTTGAACTCTGATCACTCTTCCTTGAAAGAGAGCACTAAGACTTTCACTGAATTAAAGACAATGACAAATTTTGAGACCCCCTTTGTCCCATAG